A section of the Dethiosulfovibrio faecalis genome encodes:
- a CDS encoding Hsp70 family protein codes for MTRPVLAVDFGTSNSYFCKCPSDELLPSPVDFIADRTGMDTVVLYREGRSPLVGSIALNTWGEATEEERRSLKLVTRFKPEIDRDRESYRAAVAFLSSVREEAEARHIPFDPRSREVYFGVPCQAGGSYLDALTSAAFDAGYGRVKTLEEPLGALLYHISQRDMAPSEAMGRVLVLDFGGGTCDLASLEGLSVRSSWGDWSLGGRLFDDLFFRILCERNPGLEESMDEGTSYFVHWYWSRILKESFSTTMARDRSVLWSGTAGAYGGIRRLGWDEFMERISDYRPTEDMIRSIGGDCPGSDCPENLVTRLGGLILGCDGADSVILAGGSSLWPFVSDLVQRIMPEARLIRSDQPYGVVSRGLALFPALKNKNGQTLSSLRRDLHRFVEEIRTDVIDPVLEDTVDRASDDVASLLVGEAVIPALEEFRRAGGKISAFEKRVISAMEDRKDSVDRKVTDHLRSASEKIPVMVLEKLALWFRKNGVRSMPRHLELALGEEGPDVLSALDMSGISPVAGLSSGMDRVAAVLAGAVVASICGGGGMALIASGLPGLLLGGVIGLGGYALGRERIRKGFRDISIPKMMARAVVSEGTVEKAVARSRKAISDGLQDGVRREWAALEQELMASVEEMVRKEIAALSMLNQLEGGVSRED; via the coding sequence ATGACCAGGCCGGTTCTGGCGGTCGACTTCGGTACCTCCAACTCCTATTTCTGCAAGTGTCCTTCTGACGAGCTTCTGCCCTCCCCTGTGGATTTCATCGCGGACCGTACCGGGATGGACACGGTGGTGCTCTACCGAGAGGGAAGATCCCCTCTGGTGGGGTCCATTGCCCTGAACACCTGGGGAGAGGCCACCGAGGAGGAGAGACGATCCCTTAAACTGGTAACCCGTTTCAAGCCCGAGATAGACAGGGACCGTGAGAGCTACAGGGCCGCCGTGGCCTTTCTGTCCTCCGTTAGGGAGGAGGCCGAGGCCAGGCACATCCCCTTCGATCCACGCTCCAGAGAGGTCTATTTCGGGGTTCCCTGTCAGGCCGGCGGATCCTACCTCGACGCATTGACCTCCGCCGCCTTCGATGCCGGTTACGGTAGGGTGAAGACCCTGGAGGAGCCTCTCGGGGCCCTGCTCTACCATATCTCCCAGAGGGACATGGCGCCGTCGGAGGCCATGGGACGGGTGCTGGTGCTGGACTTCGGAGGAGGCACCTGCGATCTGGCCTCCCTGGAGGGGCTGTCGGTTCGATCGTCCTGGGGAGACTGGTCCCTGGGAGGAAGGCTTTTCGACGACCTGTTCTTTCGGATCCTCTGCGAGAGGAACCCCGGTCTGGAGGAGAGTATGGACGAGGGAACGTCCTACTTCGTCCACTGGTATTGGAGCAGGATCCTAAAAGAGAGCTTCTCCACGACCATGGCCCGGGACAGGTCGGTTCTGTGGAGCGGGACCGCCGGAGCCTACGGCGGCATCCGAAGGCTGGGATGGGACGAGTTCATGGAGAGGATCTCCGACTATCGTCCCACCGAGGACATGATCCGTTCAATAGGGGGAGACTGTCCCGGCTCGGACTGTCCGGAAAACCTGGTCACTCGACTTGGGGGCCTCATCCTGGGCTGCGACGGAGCGGATTCGGTCATATTGGCGGGGGGAAGCAGTCTCTGGCCCTTCGTGTCGGACCTCGTACAGAGGATCATGCCCGAGGCCAGGCTGATAAGGAGCGATCAGCCCTACGGGGTCGTCTCCCGAGGTCTGGCTCTGTTCCCGGCGCTGAAGAACAAAAACGGTCAGACCCTGTCGTCGCTCCGGAGAGATCTGCATCGTTTCGTGGAGGAGATCCGGACCGACGTGATCGATCCTGTGCTGGAGGACACTGTGGACCGTGCGTCCGACGACGTGGCGTCCCTTCTGGTCGGAGAGGCTGTAATCCCCGCCCTGGAGGAATTCCGCAGAGCCGGAGGGAAGATCTCCGCCTTCGAAAAGAGGGTGATCTCCGCCATGGAGGACAGAAAGGACTCGGTCGACCGTAAGGTGACGGATCATCTCAGGTCGGCCTCGGAGAAGATCCCCGTCATGGTGCTGGAAAAGCTGGCTCTCTGGTTCAGGAAAAACGGAGTACGGTCCATGCCGAGACATCTGGAACTCGCCCTCGGAGAGGAGGGGCCGGATGTTTTGTCCGCCCTGGACATGAGCGGCATATCCCCCGTGGCGGGACTGTCCTCCGGAATGGACAGGGTCGCAGCTGTCCTGGCCGGAGCCGTGGTCGCCTCTATCTGTGGCGGAGGAGGAATGGCCCTCATAGCCTCGGGCCTGCCCGGACTGCTCCTGGGCGGAGTCATAGGTCTCGGCGGTTACGCGTTGGGTCGGGAGAGGATAAGGAAAGGGTTTAGGGACATATCGATACCTAAGATGATGGCACGAGCCGTCGTATCGGAAGGGACGGTGGAGAAGGCCGTCGCGAGGTCCAGAAAGGCCATCTCCGACGGCCTTCAAGACGGGGTGAGAAGAGAATGGGCCGCTCTGGAGCAGGAGCTTATGGCCTCGGTGGAGGAGATGGTACGAAAGGAGATAGCGGCTTTGTCAATGCTGAATCAACTGGAAGGAGGGGTATCCCGTGAAGACTAG
- a CDS encoding transglycosylase SLT domain-containing protein — MKTRAVSPLRASRTALWVILTVILSTLVLPHAAESYSWVFRNSPAWNYMEKHRSKRYAKARVSVMTSYFKAKNPGISAKAARTYASLVEAISGKYGVDPFLVSSIIVKESTVKVRAKSGKAYGLMQINWKANRKWIPRVFPTVKSASKLLHSKPNIYVGCYMLRDALKRGGNVDKALDIYRGKSITSYRTKIHRYYSDQVDMLRKKL, encoded by the coding sequence GTGAAGACTAGAGCGGTTTCGCCGTTAAGAGCGTCTCGGACTGCACTGTGGGTGATCTTGACTGTGATCTTATCGACACTGGTGTTGCCTCACGCCGCGGAGTCCTACAGCTGGGTCTTCCGGAACAGTCCGGCCTGGAACTACATGGAAAAACACCGGTCCAAACGCTACGCCAAGGCCAGGGTGTCGGTCATGACCTCCTATTTCAAGGCGAAGAACCCCGGCATCAGTGCCAAGGCGGCAAGGACCTACGCGTCTTTGGTGGAGGCCATCTCCGGAAAATACGGCGTGGATCCCTTTCTGGTGTCCTCTATCATAGTGAAGGAGTCCACCGTAAAGGTGAGGGCCAAGAGCGGCAAGGCCTACGGTCTGATGCAGATAAACTGGAAGGCCAACAGAAAGTGGATCCCCAGGGTATTCCCCACGGTAAAATCCGCCTCGAAGCTGCTCCATTCCAAACCTAACATATACGTCGGCTGCTATATGTTGAGGGATGCCCTCAAAAGAGGAGGAAACGTGGACAAGGCCCTGGATATATACAGGGGTAAGAGCATAACCTCCTACCGCACCAAGATACACCGATATTACTCCGATCAGGTGGATATGCTGCGCAAAAAACTTTGA
- the speE gene encoding polyamine aminopropyltransferase, protein MISREKRHNEVWFTEESTKHLRLSLRVTGELVRKETPYQSLLALETAEYGRMLVLDGAIQVTEKDEFCYHEMMAHVPLCSHPNPKKVLVVGGGDGGSLREAVKHESVEKAVLVDIDEEVINTSREFFPTLSCAMDDPKAEIRPMDAMVYMKDHRGEFDVIIVDATDPVDMAAGLFQSPFYRDVWDALSDDGFMVTHIESPFTDAAIMVPAYRAMKEVFPSVHPYLGFMPTYPSGMWVYAIGSKRHDPSKPLREAPKGLKYYTSDVHRASFALPPFLVELLENGEGVESHY, encoded by the coding sequence ATGATTTCCCGAGAGAAGAGACACAACGAAGTGTGGTTTACCGAGGAGTCCACCAAACATCTGCGCCTGTCCCTGAGGGTGACGGGAGAGCTGGTTCGGAAGGAGACTCCCTATCAATCCCTGCTGGCACTGGAGACCGCCGAGTACGGCCGTATGCTGGTCCTGGACGGGGCAATTCAGGTGACGGAGAAGGACGAGTTCTGCTATCACGAGATGATGGCCCACGTGCCCCTCTGTTCCCATCCCAACCCTAAAAAGGTCCTCGTCGTCGGAGGCGGAGACGGTGGCTCGCTCAGAGAGGCGGTAAAACACGAGTCGGTTGAAAAGGCCGTTCTGGTGGACATAGACGAGGAGGTAATAAACACCTCCAGGGAGTTCTTTCCGACCTTGAGCTGTGCCATGGACGATCCCAAGGCGGAGATAAGGCCTATGGACGCCATGGTCTACATGAAGGACCATCGAGGGGAGTTCGACGTGATAATAGTCGACGCCACCGATCCGGTGGACATGGCGGCAGGACTCTTCCAGTCGCCCTTCTACAGGGACGTGTGGGATGCTCTGTCCGACGACGGCTTCATGGTGACCCACATAGAATCGCCCTTCACCGACGCCGCCATAATGGTCCCGGCCTATCGTGCCATGAAGGAGGTCTTTCCTTCCGTACATCCCTATCTGGGCTTCATGCCCACCTATCCCTCTGGGATGTGGGTATATGCCATAGGCTCGAAGAGGCACGATCCGTCGAAGCCGCTGAGGGAGGCCCCCAAGGGACTCAAGTACTACACCTCCGACGTCCACAGGGCGTCCTTCGCCCTTCCTCCCTTCCTGGTCGAGCTGTTGGAAAATGGAGAAGGCGTTGAAAGCCATTACTAA
- a CDS encoding methyl-accepting chemotaxis protein: protein MRNWSLKTKLLTVILTISFLAFSSAVGILTYRARSMALENAYSLGEETAQRYGVQVSEYLGRALTHARDLSIQFSMMVGRERSDRDAGVALLRSTLESNPQLFGAWAVFEPNVFDGRDSEFVGAEGHDDTGRYIPYLVRSGGDILHDPCVGYETAEYYQLPLTSGNVVIADPAEWEVGGKMVMMTSLCVPVKLGGKVIGVVGVDISMDTFQKVFSEIKPFGTGYAGLLSDKGTYVAYPKKDLVGTTVSDGEALSAIRDGKNFNRSVVSDVSGVDIYETFQPVDVDRYGSPWSVQIALPYDMIYQEADSIMTMGIMVGVAALAVLAGVVLFFVGRVVRPIKTASLLASRAKDGDLTITRDEFQTSSGDEVGRMADSLSEMVEGLRDIVGSVVEEAQSVSDRSTSLAALSEEANASMEEIRSSVEKVASLAESNSAALQESGASVQEVAESAQMSASSATEGAEASQKSAEETQKAVGKVEETIHKMEEAGEVSRESIGRIRELAGSVDSISGFVGDITRIADQTNLLALNAAIEAARAGEAGRGFAVVAEEVRKLAEESALSADKVAKIIVELEEHSGESIEATERTGSILSEAVESARGAQEELNRSLEMTREVNEAIQNIAAVAQEQAASSEEMTSSIDQVTNANFDTVRMMEAIRGASEETAKASEGVSLEAQAMAEGASSMMSLVKRFKLKKEDRGLARL, encoded by the coding sequence ATGAGAAACTGGAGTCTGAAGACCAAGCTTCTGACGGTGATCCTGACGATCTCGTTTTTGGCCTTTTCGTCGGCCGTGGGAATACTGACCTATCGGGCCAGGTCGATGGCCCTTGAAAACGCCTACAGTCTCGGAGAGGAGACGGCTCAGAGGTACGGGGTTCAGGTCTCCGAGTATCTTGGCAGGGCTCTGACCCACGCCAGGGACCTGTCGATACAGTTTTCCATGATGGTCGGTCGTGAAAGGTCCGACAGGGACGCCGGGGTGGCTCTTCTTCGATCCACCTTGGAGTCCAATCCCCAACTTTTCGGAGCCTGGGCAGTCTTCGAGCCTAACGTCTTCGACGGCAGGGACTCGGAGTTCGTCGGTGCCGAGGGACACGACGATACCGGACGCTATATCCCCTATCTGGTGCGTTCCGGCGGCGATATACTGCACGATCCCTGCGTGGGTTATGAGACTGCCGAGTATTATCAATTGCCTCTGACGTCTGGAAATGTAGTAATAGCAGATCCGGCCGAATGGGAGGTAGGGGGCAAGATGGTCATGATGACATCTCTCTGCGTTCCGGTTAAGCTGGGTGGAAAGGTCATAGGAGTGGTCGGGGTGGACATATCCATGGACACCTTCCAGAAGGTCTTCTCCGAAATAAAACCCTTCGGGACCGGATATGCCGGGCTGCTTTCTGACAAGGGAACCTATGTGGCCTATCCCAAGAAAGATCTGGTTGGCACCACCGTATCGGACGGAGAGGCCCTCTCTGCCATCCGAGACGGAAAGAACTTCAATCGTTCGGTCGTGTCCGACGTCTCAGGAGTGGACATATACGAGACCTTCCAGCCAGTGGATGTGGACAGATACGGATCGCCCTGGTCGGTGCAGATCGCCTTGCCCTACGACATGATATATCAGGAGGCGGACTCTATAATGACCATGGGAATCATGGTCGGAGTAGCGGCCCTGGCGGTGCTGGCCGGAGTAGTCCTGTTCTTCGTGGGTAGAGTGGTGCGTCCCATAAAAACGGCCTCCCTCTTGGCGAGCAGGGCAAAGGACGGCGACCTCACTATAACCAGGGACGAGTTCCAGACCTCCTCCGGCGACGAGGTTGGCCGTATGGCCGATTCCCTCTCCGAGATGGTCGAGGGGCTTCGCGACATAGTCGGCTCGGTGGTAGAGGAAGCTCAGTCGGTCTCAGACAGGTCCACCAGTTTGGCGGCCCTCTCCGAGGAGGCCAACGCCTCCATGGAGGAGATCCGTTCGTCCGTCGAGAAGGTAGCCTCTTTGGCTGAGAGCAACTCGGCGGCTTTGCAGGAAAGCGGGGCTTCCGTGCAGGAGGTGGCGGAGAGCGCGCAGATGTCTGCCTCGTCTGCCACCGAAGGAGCCGAGGCATCCCAGAAAAGCGCCGAGGAGACCCAAAAAGCGGTGGGTAAGGTGGAGGAAACCATCCACAAGATGGAGGAGGCCGGCGAGGTGTCCAGGGAAAGCATAGGTCGTATAAGAGAACTGGCAGGATCGGTGGATTCCATCAGCGGTTTCGTAGGGGACATCACCAGGATAGCGGACCAGACGAACCTGTTGGCCCTTAACGCCGCCATAGAGGCCGCCCGGGCCGGAGAGGCCGGCCGAGGATTCGCCGTGGTCGCCGAGGAGGTCCGCAAGCTTGCGGAGGAATCGGCCCTGTCGGCCGACAAGGTCGCCAAGATAATAGTCGAGCTTGAGGAACACTCGGGTGAGTCCATAGAGGCCACCGAGAGGACCGGTTCGATCCTGTCCGAGGCGGTCGAATCCGCCAGGGGAGCCCAGGAGGAGTTGAACCGGTCTTTGGAGATGACCAGAGAGGTCAACGAGGCCATACAGAACATCGCAGCCGTGGCCCAGGAACAGGCCGCCTCGTCGGAGGAGATGACCTCCTCGATAGATCAGGTCACCAACGCCAACTTCGACACCGTTCGCATGATGGAGGCCATAAGAGGGGCCTCGGAGGAGACCGCGAAAGCCTCCGAGGGGGTCTCTCTGGAGGCTCAGGCTATGGCCGAAGGGGCCTCCTCCATGATGTCGCTGGTGAAACGGTTCAAGCTGAAGAAAGAGGACAGAGGTTTGGCCCGACTCTGA
- a CDS encoding diguanylate cyclase yields the protein MSRVMRLVFVAVLSWVSFNCSVVFSETSDGLLYVDASVPLSEEEREYLEKLGPIRFSVDPSWAPYEWIDESGEYRGVGADYLKLLSGKLGVAMELVPTRSWEETLEFVKAGSSDVIPLLNRTEDREEYLGFTSPYVINPAVIVTKDDVSDLAGFVDLAGKTVAVVKGYNVEDILRERYPDLSIVPVANNREGLHMVANGEVFSASAPLLVASLVIEEEGLTTLKLWGHDDFEHRLRMGIRKDDPILLGIMQKAVLSLNLKESSRIFDRWNPLASKGIDRGLFWSIVALLIILIASASGVAYRFVRKNDQLRALNRELAKAKAALEEGNRRLELLSKMDHLTGIANRFGIEEFLNRAVHKARRGAPFCVAIGDIDHFKRVNDDYGHQVGDRVLVRLAEILVDAVRAVDLVGRWGGEEFIIIFDDMVERDLFPVTDRIRRIVSESDFGLGRPLTVSFGGAAFQANGDLSLNDLLRAADDALYRAKEGGRNRVEIGNPSLVGKGDPVS from the coding sequence GTGAGTAGGGTCATGCGCTTGGTCTTCGTGGCGGTACTCTCATGGGTGTCTTTCAACTGCTCCGTAGTCTTTTCCGAGACCTCCGACGGCTTGCTCTACGTGGATGCCTCCGTGCCTCTCTCGGAGGAGGAGCGAGAATACCTCGAGAAGCTGGGCCCCATCCGTTTTTCCGTGGACCCCTCCTGGGCTCCCTATGAATGGATAGACGAATCCGGCGAATATCGTGGCGTCGGGGCGGATTATCTCAAGCTCCTCTCCGGAAAGTTGGGAGTCGCCATGGAGTTGGTTCCCACTAGATCTTGGGAGGAGACCCTGGAGTTCGTCAAGGCCGGCAGCTCCGACGTGATCCCTTTGCTTAACAGGACCGAGGATCGAGAGGAATATCTGGGTTTTACCTCTCCGTACGTCATAAACCCAGCCGTGATAGTCACCAAAGACGACGTGTCGGATTTGGCAGGTTTCGTGGATTTGGCCGGAAAGACCGTTGCGGTTGTGAAGGGTTACAACGTAGAGGATATCCTTCGAGAGAGATATCCCGATCTCTCCATCGTGCCGGTGGCTAACAACCGAGAGGGGCTCCACATGGTGGCCAACGGGGAGGTCTTTTCCGCCTCCGCTCCTCTCCTCGTGGCGTCTCTGGTGATAGAGGAAGAGGGGCTGACGACGCTGAAGCTCTGGGGTCACGACGATTTCGAGCACAGGCTTCGGATGGGCATAAGGAAGGACGACCCTATTCTGCTTGGGATAATGCAGAAAGCCGTCCTTTCTTTGAACCTGAAGGAAAGCTCCAGGATCTTTGACCGCTGGAATCCTCTGGCTTCAAAGGGAATAGACAGAGGTCTGTTTTGGTCCATAGTGGCCTTGCTTATAATCCTGATAGCCTCGGCTTCCGGGGTAGCCTACCGTTTCGTCCGTAAAAACGATCAGTTGAGAGCTCTCAACCGAGAACTGGCAAAGGCCAAGGCAGCTTTGGAGGAGGGTAACAGACGACTGGAGCTACTTTCGAAGATGGATCACCTGACCGGAATAGCCAATCGCTTCGGCATAGAGGAGTTCCTGAACAGGGCGGTTCACAAGGCCAGGCGAGGGGCCCCTTTTTGCGTCGCCATAGGGGACATCGACCACTTCAAGAGGGTCAACGACGACTATGGCCATCAGGTCGGAGACAGAGTACTGGTCAGGTTGGCCGAGATCCTCGTCGATGCCGTGAGAGCTGTGGATCTCGTTGGGCGGTGGGGAGGAGAGGAATTCATAATAATCTTCGACGATATGGTCGAACGGGACCTTTTCCCCGTCACGGACAGAATCCGTCGGATCGTATCGGAGAGCGATTTCGGCCTGGGTCGACCTCTGACCGTCAGTTTCGGAGGGGCCGCCTTCCAGGCCAATGGAGACCTCAGCCTCAACGATCTGCTGAGGGCCGCCGACGACGCCCTTTACAGGGCCAAGGAGGGCGGTCGCAACAGGGTCGAGATAGGGAATCCCTCCTTGGTCGGAAAGGGCGACCCTGTATCTTAG